In Dysidea avara chromosome 3, odDysAvar1.4, whole genome shotgun sequence, a single window of DNA contains:
- the LOC136248409 gene encoding retinoid-inducible serine carboxypeptidase-like, translating to MDIYNFLAHRNSTVHLSFNQGYVPTGPVLLKAIARHVLQDDSLSALMNGPIQKKLGSTIPENVTWGGQSGAVFETHSVDFMKDVLSDIKYLLLYGVRVVIFSRQLDIICATQVQGVDLQIAHLWLCVLPIM from the exons ATGGACATTTACAACTTTCTTGCGCATAGAAACAGCACTGTACACCTCTCCTTCAACCAGGGATATGTTCCTACTGGACCTG TGTTACTCAAGGCAATAGCTCGCCATGTGTTACAAGATGATTCTCTCTCAGCTCTGATGAATGGTCCAATACAGAAGAAACTGGGTAGCACCATCCCTGAAAATGTTACTTGGGGAG GTCAGAGTGGGGCAGTTTTTGAAACTCACAGTGTCGATTTTATGAAAGATGTTCTCAGTGATA TTAAGTATCTGCTACTTTATGGTGTGAGGGTGGTGATCTTTAGTAGACAGTTGGACATTATATGTGCTACacagg tgcaaggtgtcgatttgcagaTAGCACATCTATGGCTTTGTGTGTTACCTATCATGTAA